A DNA window from Bombus huntii isolate Logan2020A chromosome 10, iyBomHunt1.1, whole genome shotgun sequence contains the following coding sequences:
- the LOC126870705 gene encoding sideroflexin-1, translating into MSNNKDVSAFADERKIDIEKPYWDQSTYKGRALHFLTVTNPLNLFLSAKELEHARDIVTKYRKGDSLAQLKVTQDELWKCKYRYDSAYHPDTGEKMLLIGRMSAQVPMNMMITGCMLTFYKTTAHVVIWQWINQSFNAIVNYTNRSGSSPIPMNTILQSYAIASGGAVMTALGLNRLLRNAPPLVGRLVPFAAVAAANCVNIPFMRMPELQNGIELQTEEGTKVGSSRRAASKAIAAVTLSRILMSAPSMILSPILMNFMDRRQMLRNAKWAVVPIQVLICGVCLTFATPLCCALFVQRVPISVDDLEPDVRDQVLFANPNLRTVYYNKGL; encoded by the exons ATGTCGAATAACAAGGACGTCAGCGCGTTTGCTGACGAGCGAAAGATCGACATCGAGAAGCCATACTGGGATCAAAGCACGTACAAGGGTAGGGCGCTACACTTCCTTACGGTCACGAACCCATTGAATCTATTCCTCAGCGCCAAGGAGCTCGAGCACGCCCGAGACATCGTCACAAAGTACAG AAAAGGAGATAGCCTGGCACAATTAAAGGTGACGCAGGACGAGTTATGGAAATGCAAATACCGGTACGACAGCGCGTACCATCCCGACACGGGCGAGAAAATGTTGCTAATTGGACGCATGAGTGCCCAAGTTCCGATGAATATGATGATCACCGGCTGTATGTTGACGTTTTACAA AACGACAGCGCACGTCGTCATTTGGCAGTGGATAAACCAATCGTTCAACGCGATCGTCAATTACACAAACCGCAGTGGATCGAGTCCAATCCCCATGAACACGATTTTACAAAGTTACGCCATTGCAAGTGGAGGGGCTGTGATGACAGCCCTCGGGTTAAATCGACTTTTACGGAATGCACCACCCTTGGTAGGTCGATTAGTACCGTTCGCAGCAGTTGCCGCTGCCAACTGCGTAAACATTCCCTTCATGAGAATGCCGGAGCTTCAAAACGGGATCGAATTACAAACGGAAGAAGGTACGAAGGTCGGCAGCAGTAGACGAGCAGCAAGCAAAGCCATTGCCGCTGTTACTCTGTCTCGTATTCTTATGTCTGCACCGAGCATGA TACTGTCGCCCATTCTAATGAATTTCATGGACCGACGACAAATGTTACGTAACGCGAAATGGGCAGTCGTCCCCATACAAGTTTTAATTTGCGGAGTCTGCCTGACGTTCGCCACTCCTCTTTGTTGTGCTCTGTTCGTACAACGAGTACCTATTTCGGTGGACGATTTAGAACCAGATGTACGAGATCAGGTGCTCTTCGCAAATCCTAATCTTCGAACAGTGTATTACAATAAAGGTCTTTGA
- the LOC126870706 gene encoding 39S ribosomal protein L2, mitochondrial, with the protein MSAMSLVARVFTRHVANICYKPASVPVQVQPKRNQWNLVKVPKPGVKGKSYRRIVHFKDKYTVEPLNVTNLAGRDPVTGRLVAKGIGGGIKHKYHWIQWIRDGPTDLNEPPREDKVLAVFKDGCRTSFVALIGNGSNLQYILATENMKVGDIIRTHKGIPENHVRAFEGDAYPLGALPKGTIVNCVEKYPDKGGFLIHAAGTYGTILRKDGEDRVVIKMPSKKEFSIYKTCMATVGRLSNVEHGTTPIGSAQKNRELGNRPRSGLWQRKTGRFGRKIKPPAPLRKVGIDQNDNIKTKLELNIVALNNVNL; encoded by the exons ATGTCTGCCATGTCGTTGGTAGCTCGTGTTTTCACGAGACATGTCGCCAATATTTGTTACAAACCTGCCTCAGTGCCGGTTCAAGTGCAGCCGAAAAGAAATCAGTGGAATCTTGTGAAAGTCCCAAAACCTGGAGTGAAAGGGAAAAGTTACCGAAGAATCGTCCACTTTAAAGACAAGTATACGGTTGAACCTTTAAATGTTACGAATTTAGCAGGGAGAGATCCTGTTACAG GAAGATTGGTGGCAAAAGGTATCGGTGGAGGAATCAAACACAAATATCACTGGATCCAGTGGATCAGAGATGGGCCTACTGATCTTAATGAACCCCCAAGAGAAGACAAAGTGTTAGCAGTATTCAAGGACGGTTGCAGAACCTCGTTCGTAGCTTTGATTGGAAACGGTTCTAACTTGCAGTACATTCTCGCGACGGAGAATATGAAAGTTGGAGACATAATCCGTACTCATAAAGGCATTCCTGAAAATCATGTCAGAGCCTTTGAAGGAGATGCTTATCCATTGGGAGCGTTGCCCAAAGGGACGATAGTTAATTGCGTGGAAAAATATCCTGATAAAGGAGGTTTTCTCATTCACGCCGCTGGAACGTACGGCACGATATTAAGGAAGGATGGAGAGGATCGCGTGGTCATTAAAATGCCAAGCAAGAAGGAGTTCAGCATCTACAAAACCTGTATGGCGACTGTGGGTAGACTGTCGAATGTCGAACATGGTACGACGCCAATTGGTAGCGCACAGAAGAATAGGGAACTTGGAAATCGACCGAGAAGCGGTCTGTGGCAGAGGAAGACTGGTCGATTCGGCCGAAAAATAAAACCTCCGGCTCCTCTACGGAAGGTCGGCATAGATCAAAACGATAATATCAAAACTAAACTTGAACTGAATATTGTAGCActaaataatgtaaatttataa